In Salvelinus namaycush isolate Seneca chromosome 37, SaNama_1.0, whole genome shotgun sequence, the following are encoded in one genomic region:
- the LOC120031570 gene encoding glucocorticoid modulatory element-binding protein 1-like — MASAEITVSSRNIVMVKEEEEEGEPCESRKTQVILDLQPIIQGAKEDNADTGSTVLAIETHREDNLAAGEEVEYGYPITCGESKAVLLFKKFVCPGINVRCVKFNDQLISPKQFVHMAGKATLKDWKRAIRLGGVMLRKMMDSGQIDFYQHDTVCTNTCRSTKFDVLINSTRFLPGSAMQPPPSPLPIDGGHAAVSDERLEEKAYTTVEWSPGPAPPITSTANGHVKRKRGDIIPDGSLSFWRGIADVGLMGEVLSSFRTELVAMLRGVEVRSEKAILQEADAVVLNSLSEMFGLLDSVRRVLDLRRSEIDGNQQQVHNALNVLEDQLEDQRKPRQDEPPPSPGHLDMGRFSKATPSKCPRLHRSSSSTTQPQNQTTQSSIVLSPITTSPVGQPLNVAGLPVATLAQLPTGSQLFTHYTTGNTSAGKRGSARSVALHAASRVTVLNTTTESWVGAPLQVLHLTQKREQDSGDMESQRPGEERIVLVQQGVLLDTPGIQTH; from the exons ATGGCGAGTGCTGAGATCACAGTGTCCTCAAGGAACATAGTGAtggtgaaggaagaggaggaggaaggggagccCTGTGAGAGCCGCAAGACTCAGGTCATCCTCGATCTGCAGCCCATCATACAGGG GGCAAAGGAGGACAACGCTGACACTGGCTCTACTGTCCTAGCCATAGAGACACATCGTG AAGACAATCTTGCGGCGGGTGAGGAGGTTGAGTATGGATACCCCATCACCTGTGGCGAAAGCAAAGCAGTCCTCCTGTTTAAGAAGTTTGTCTGTCCTGGCATCAACGTCAGATGTGTCAAG TTCAATGACCAGCTGATCAGCCCCAAGCAGTTTGTTCACATGGCAGGGAAAGCCACGCTGAAGGACTGGAAGAGGGCCATCCGACTGGGAGGGGTGATGCTCAG GAAAATGATGGACTCAGGTCAGATTGACTTCTACCAGCATGACACAGTGTGCACCAACACCTGCCGCAGCACCAAGTTTGACGTGTTGATCAACAGCACCCGCTTCCTTCCGGGCAGCGCCATGCAGCCCCCCCCTTCCCCTCTGCCAA TAGATGGAGGCCATGCTGCAGTGTCAGATGAGAGGCTAGAGGAGAAGGCCTACACTACAGTGGAGTGGAGCCCTGGGCCAGCTCCTCCCATCACCAGCACAGCCAATGGACATGTCAAGAGGAAAAGGGGTGATATCATCCCTG ATGGCAGTCTAAGCTTTTGGAGAGGCATAGCAGACGTTGGCCTGATGGGGGAGGTGTTATCCAGTTTCCGCACAGAACTGGTGGCTATGTTGAGAGGAGTGGAGGTCCGCAGTGAGAAGGCCATTTTGCAAGAAGCCG ATGCTGTTGTACTGAACTCCCTTTCTGAGATGTTTGGGCTGCTGGACTCAGTGAGGAGGGTTCTGGACCTGAGACGCAGTGAGATTGATGGCAACCAGCAGCAGGTCCACAATGCTCTTAATG TGCTGGAGGACCAGTTGGAGGACCAGAGGAAGCCGAGGCAGGATGAGCCCCCACCCAGCCCTGGTCACCTCGACATGGGCAGGTTCTCCAAGGCCACCCCCTCAAAGTGCCCGCGGCTGCATCGCTCTAGCTCTTCGACCACCCAGCCTCAGAACCAGACCACACAATCGTCCATCGTCTTATCTCCCATCACcacatccccagtgggtcagCCTCTCAATGTGGCCGGCCTGCCTGTGGCCACACTGGCCCAACTCCCCACCGGCTCCCAGCTCTTCACCCACTACACCACTGGCAACACCTCTGCAGGAAAGAGAGGCAGCGCCAGGTCCGTGGCTCTCCATGCAGCCTCCAGGGTGACTGTGCTCAACACAACCACAGAGTCATGGGTGGGGGCCCCTCTACAGGTGCTTCATCTAACCCAGAAGAGGGAGCAGGACTCTGGGGACATGGAGAGCCAGAGGCCGGGGGAGGAGAGGATAGTACTTGTGCAGCAGGGGGTACTACTAGACACTCCAGGGATTCAGACACACTAG